One genomic segment of Chitinophaga sancti includes these proteins:
- a CDS encoding SusC/RagA family TonB-linked outer membrane protein, with protein MNFSAMLLLVAVMQVSASSMGQTVSINVKNTPVSSVLKAIRHQTGYDFFYSKDLLKDARMISLSCNNVAIEKVLDSCLSGLPITYEIKNNVVLFRKKEDIAAPVDFSIPPITLKGRITDSTGTPLKGATIRLRKTPNVIGTDGNGEFTLSGLKSGDVIIISFVGYQTREIIVTGESTNYLNIVLKAEINKLTEIAVVSNGYQTLPKERSAGAFGKPDMSLVYERSFSVNILQRLDGLVPGLVINNSPSASQNPILIRGLTTVGTEVLPGLGIYGNGTNRNPLYVVDGIPINDINTINPQDVADVTVLKDATAASIWGARAANGVIVINTKKGSTGGRLRVQYDAFLNYQGKPNTNYYPGMNSRDFIKNAEEIFDPETYPWESLTSYPLSGMPPHEVILYNRYRGIISNDQATKSLDSLSAIDNRKQIKDLLYANALLSNQTISVTGGNKLYSFYGSLAYTRNTGYQPGNNTNTYKLNLRQEFAAGPHVHFDLVTDLTNTLSSAKRPVTADSRFYPYQLFRDAGGHNLSMPYMGTLSDSIRQDYQDRSGINLDYIPLDELNYGYTKSNQLNARNILNVNISLTKGLSFSGTYGFINGSTRGEAYDDIKSYNMRYELLQFTVAPTAGSTPVYYLPATGGSFATNNSTSRTWTVRNQLNYNNSWDNALHQLSILAGQELQEQQSLANTTQVRGYNRQLQTFSMLDYQTLSTIGVAGTIIPNYGIVSLLSDNYFTQTESISRFRSYFANGAYTYNRKYSINGSFRIDKSNLFGLDQSAQNKPVWSVGAKWIVSDEPFLSRSAWLNNLAFRATYGLSGNAPSPGTSASFDILTRYPSAYLPNGAGLYISSPANRKLSWESTKTINLGVDFSMLNNVLSGTLDLYNKATSNLLGYMPVNALTGYTSVIGNVGDLSNKGVELSLTSNNLKRGSFRWSTMLNMSYNKNKLINVTSAYNTTEGYLRIYQSYVKGYAAYSVFAYQYMGLDNEGDPQIKLKDGTLTKSPYISSTADVQYKGTTQPVVNGGLTNIFNYGNWMLSANAVFNLGHVMRREGNLLYTGDPTHSSFSGDFHSEFANRWKTPGDEKRTNIPSYVADSYTSYSRRDVSYYTYGDINVVSAAYVKLRDISLSYTLPSFILKKLRAEQIALRGQVSNIMLWKANKYGIDPEFQDANNGVLTMPVGQKSFTVGINAKF; from the coding sequence ATGAATTTCAGCGCAATGCTGCTTTTGGTGGCTGTCATGCAGGTCAGCGCCAGTTCGATGGGTCAGACTGTAAGTATCAATGTAAAGAACACCCCGGTCAGTAGTGTCCTGAAGGCAATCAGGCATCAAACAGGCTATGACTTTTTTTACAGCAAAGACTTACTGAAAGATGCCAGGATGATCAGTCTTTCCTGCAACAATGTCGCCATCGAAAAAGTATTGGATAGTTGTCTGTCCGGTTTACCCATTACCTATGAAATTAAGAACAATGTCGTATTGTTCCGGAAGAAAGAGGATATCGCAGCACCTGTCGATTTTTCAATTCCGCCCATTACACTAAAGGGCCGTATTACGGATTCTACCGGTACCCCACTCAAAGGGGCTACTATCCGTCTCAGGAAAACGCCCAACGTGATCGGGACGGATGGTAACGGAGAATTTACGCTATCAGGTTTAAAATCAGGAGATGTCATCATCATCAGCTTTGTGGGGTATCAGACCCGGGAAATTATTGTGACTGGCGAATCGACGAATTATCTAAACATCGTCCTGAAAGCTGAAATTAATAAGCTTACCGAAATTGCTGTTGTTTCCAATGGCTATCAGACACTTCCAAAAGAGAGAAGCGCCGGCGCCTTCGGAAAGCCAGACATGTCACTGGTATATGAACGATCTTTTAGTGTGAATATCCTGCAACGGTTAGATGGACTGGTGCCGGGTTTAGTCATTAACAATAGCCCGAGCGCCTCACAAAATCCCATTCTGATAAGAGGTCTTACCACTGTGGGTACGGAGGTGCTACCAGGACTTGGCATATATGGCAATGGCACTAACAGGAACCCGCTATATGTTGTGGATGGTATTCCTATTAATGATATTAATACCATCAACCCACAGGACGTAGCCGACGTGACCGTTTTGAAAGATGCAACCGCTGCCTCTATATGGGGGGCCAGAGCAGCCAACGGCGTAATCGTTATTAATACGAAAAAAGGAAGTACCGGCGGAAGACTAAGAGTACAATATGATGCCTTCCTGAACTACCAGGGAAAGCCTAATACCAACTATTACCCCGGTATGAACAGCCGGGATTTCATTAAGAATGCGGAGGAAATTTTTGATCCGGAAACCTATCCCTGGGAATCCCTGACCAGTTATCCTCTTTCCGGCATGCCGCCGCATGAGGTGATCCTCTACAACCGCTACAGAGGAATCATTAGTAATGATCAGGCGACCAAAAGTCTTGATAGCTTATCGGCCATTGACAACCGGAAACAAATCAAAGATCTCCTTTATGCCAATGCCTTATTATCCAATCAAACGATTTCGGTAACAGGCGGCAACAAGCTCTATTCTTTTTATGGCTCCCTTGCCTATACCCGGAATACCGGCTACCAGCCAGGTAACAATACCAATACGTACAAACTTAATCTCAGGCAGGAGTTTGCCGCCGGTCCTCATGTGCATTTCGACCTGGTCACAGACCTGACCAATACGCTCTCAAGCGCAAAGCGACCTGTTACCGCTGATTCCCGGTTCTATCCTTACCAGCTGTTCAGAGATGCGGGTGGCCACAACCTGTCCATGCCTTATATGGGTACGCTGAGCGACTCTATCAGGCAGGACTACCAGGACAGAAGCGGTATCAACCTGGATTATATACCACTGGATGAATTGAACTATGGATATACGAAATCAAACCAGCTGAATGCCAGGAATATACTGAATGTCAATATCTCATTGACAAAAGGACTCAGCTTCTCTGGTACTTATGGATTTATCAATGGTAGTACCAGGGGGGAAGCTTATGATGATATCAAAAGCTATAATATGCGATATGAGCTGCTTCAGTTTACAGTAGCTCCTACTGCCGGTTCTACCCCTGTTTATTACCTGCCTGCTACCGGCGGTTCCTTTGCCACCAACAATTCTACCAGCCGAACCTGGACCGTTAGAAACCAGTTGAATTACAACAATAGCTGGGATAACGCACTACATCAGCTGAGTATACTTGCCGGGCAGGAATTGCAGGAACAACAAAGTCTGGCGAATACCACCCAGGTGCGTGGTTATAACCGGCAGTTACAGACATTTTCCATGCTGGATTACCAAACACTCAGTACGATTGGGGTGGCCGGCACAATTATTCCTAACTACGGCATCGTCAGCCTGCTGAGTGATAACTACTTTACGCAGACAGAATCAATTTCAAGGTTCAGATCCTACTTTGCTAATGGTGCTTATACCTACAATAGAAAATATTCAATCAATGGAAGTTTCCGTATTGACAAAAGCAACCTGTTTGGCCTGGATCAGTCAGCACAGAATAAACCGGTTTGGAGCGTAGGTGCAAAATGGATTGTATCAGATGAACCTTTCCTTTCCAGGTCTGCCTGGTTAAACAACCTTGCCTTCCGCGCCACCTATGGATTGTCGGGCAATGCACCTAGTCCGGGTACCTCTGCTTCCTTTGATATTTTAACGAGATATCCCAGCGCCTACCTGCCTAACGGCGCAGGGCTGTATATATCTTCTCCGGCAAATAGAAAGCTGAGTTGGGAAAGCACCAAAACAATCAACCTGGGTGTGGATTTCTCCATGCTGAATAACGTGCTGTCAGGTACACTGGATCTTTATAACAAAGCGACCTCTAACCTGCTGGGATATATGCCTGTCAATGCACTGACAGGGTATACCTCCGTTATCGGTAACGTGGGTGACCTCAGTAACAAAGGCGTTGAACTCAGCCTGACCTCCAACAACCTCAAAAGAGGATCTTTCAGATGGAGCACTATGCTGAATATGTCCTATAACAAGAACAAGCTCATAAATGTCACCTCTGCTTATAATACCACGGAAGGTTACCTGAGAATTTATCAGAGCTATGTGAAGGGATATGCTGCATATAGTGTTTTTGCCTATCAATATATGGGGCTGGACAACGAGGGAGATCCGCAGATCAAACTAAAGGATGGTACATTGACGAAATCTCCGTACATATCCTCTACGGCAGATGTTCAATACAAAGGCACTACACAACCTGTTGTGAACGGAGGTCTTACCAATATCTTCAATTACGGTAACTGGATGCTGAGCGCAAACGCCGTTTTCAACCTGGGCCATGTCATGAGAAGAGAAGGCAACCTGTTATATACCGGCGATCCGACACATAGCTCGTTCAGCGGCGATTTCCACAGTGAGTTTGCGAATCGCTGGAAGACTCCGGGAGATGAAAAGCGGACAAATATTCCTTCTTATGTAGCCGATAGCTATACCAGTTATAGTCGCCGTGACGTGAGTTACTATACTTATGGCGATATCAATGTGGTAAGTGCAGCTTATGTAAAACTCAGAGATATTTCTTTAAGTTATACGCTTCCATCATTTATACTCAAAAAACTGCGCGCAGAACAGATCGCACTTCGTGGGCAGGTTTCCAATATCATGCTCTGGAAAGCGAATAAATATGGTATTGACCCGGAATTCCAGGATGCCAATAATGGTGTACTGACAATGCCGGTCGGACAAAAGTCTTTCACTGTAGGAATAAATGCCAAATTCTAA
- a CDS encoding aldo/keto reductase, giving the protein MKTRQLGTSGLEVSELGFGCMGLSHGYANQPDRKEAIRVLRDAVEQGITFFDTAEVYGPYTNEDIVGEALEPFKGKVVIATKFGFKNGSNAELDSRPETIRKVVDASLKRLRIDTIDLLYQHRVDPTVPIEDVAGTVKDLIALGKVKYFGLSEAGVLNIRKAHAEQPVTVLQSEYSLWWREPEEKVFPVLEELGIGFVPFSPLGRGFLTGKINADTLFDKEDGRSYFPRFQKENMEANQAFVDILARVATEKGASTAQVALAWILAQKPWIVPIPGTTKSQRVKENIGATGLVLSPTELSTITQGADSIEAKGGRYPESFDKVIDRKA; this is encoded by the coding sequence ATGAAAACACGACAATTAGGAACCTCAGGATTAGAAGTGTCCGAACTTGGTTTCGGTTGCATGGGACTAAGCCACGGTTACGCTAACCAGCCGGACCGGAAAGAGGCCATTCGCGTGTTACGCGACGCGGTGGAACAGGGTATTACCTTCTTTGATACTGCAGAGGTTTATGGTCCTTACACCAACGAGGACATCGTGGGAGAGGCGCTGGAGCCGTTCAAGGGCAAGGTAGTGATCGCCACCAAATTTGGATTCAAAAATGGATCGAACGCTGAACTCGACAGTCGTCCGGAGACAATCCGAAAAGTAGTAGACGCATCACTCAAGCGCCTTCGCATCGATACAATCGATCTTCTCTACCAGCACCGTGTGGATCCGACCGTTCCCATTGAGGATGTGGCTGGCACCGTGAAGGATCTCATTGCCCTGGGAAAGGTGAAGTACTTCGGGTTATCAGAGGCTGGGGTCTTAAATATCCGTAAAGCCCACGCTGAGCAACCTGTGACGGTGCTGCAAAGCGAGTACTCCCTTTGGTGGCGTGAACCCGAAGAAAAGGTCTTTCCCGTGCTTGAGGAGCTCGGTATCGGTTTTGTGCCCTTCAGCCCACTCGGCAGAGGCTTTCTGACCGGCAAAATCAATGCCGACACGCTCTTTGATAAAGAGGATGGCCGGAGTTACTTCCCACGTTTTCAGAAAGAAAACATGGAAGCTAATCAAGCCTTTGTAGATATTCTCGCCCGCGTTGCGACGGAGAAGGGAGCTTCCACCGCGCAGGTGGCGCTCGCCTGGATCCTGGCACAGAAGCCATGGATCGTTCCGATCCCGGGTACCACGAAATCACAACGCGTGAAGGAAAATATCGGCGCGACGGGTCTTGTGCTTTCTCCCACGGAGCTAAGCACGATCACTCAGGGTGCAGATAGCATTGAAGCCAAAGGTGGCCGGTATCCGGAAAGTTTTGACAAGGTGATAGACCGGAAAGCGTAG
- a CDS encoding RNA polymerase sigma-70 factor has product MFYVCPFSINTLEFIDIKYQEELLIQLRNGAETAFNALYHAYSKPIWLRILRLVKDKDVADELLQEVFINIWKNRQQIDSEKSFKAFIYTVAQNLVYNYFRKNASDSNLLQNLLLQSSQHYLNVEQLMEERELRRFLDKAIDQLSPQRKRAFILCKVEGRSYEEASKIMGVSTATINSHITQSLQFLKEYTLKHLKFIILILFTGLDR; this is encoded by the coding sequence ATGTTTTATGTTTGTCCATTCTCCATAAATACTTTGGAATTTATAGATATAAAATATCAGGAAGAGTTACTCATTCAGCTCAGAAATGGTGCCGAAACGGCTTTTAATGCACTGTATCATGCTTATAGTAAGCCCATTTGGCTGAGAATTTTGCGTTTGGTAAAAGACAAAGATGTCGCAGATGAGTTACTACAGGAGGTATTTATTAATATATGGAAGAACAGGCAGCAGATAGATTCGGAAAAATCTTTCAAGGCCTTCATTTATACAGTCGCCCAGAACCTGGTATATAATTACTTCCGGAAAAATGCGTCGGATTCCAATCTTTTGCAAAACCTGCTTTTACAGAGCTCTCAGCATTACCTGAATGTAGAGCAGCTCATGGAGGAGCGGGAGCTCAGGCGATTTTTGGATAAAGCGATAGACCAGTTGTCTCCACAACGTAAGCGGGCTTTTATATTATGTAAGGTAGAAGGACGTAGTTACGAGGAGGCCAGTAAAATAATGGGGGTTTCCACAGCAACTATCAATAGCCATATTACGCAGTCCCTGCAATTCTTAAAAGAATATACACTTAAGCATCTTAAATTTATTATCCTGATCCTGTTCACGGGGTTGGATCGATAA
- a CDS encoding aldo/keto reductase translates to MEKQHTDSYKVMDITLNNGIKMPLLGFGTYLLRDGLECEQSVLNALNIGYRLIDTAAAYFNEESVGRAIKKSNVKRDEIFVTTKFLPMDPGHEKTKHAFEASLKKLGLDYIDLYLIHLPQGDVNSSWTAMEELYKEGKVRAIGISNFNMNQIQNLLKQHSVIPAINQVETHPFSQKTEMQKALKAQGIQLESWAPFAQGKNNLFNNELLKALSGKYNKSIAQVVLRWLIQKEVVAIPKSANMKRISENFNVFDFELSSDDMTTIKSLDKGSGLIYHV, encoded by the coding sequence ATGGAAAAACAGCATACAGATAGTTATAAAGTGATGGACATAACATTAAATAACGGCATAAAAATGCCGCTGCTTGGTTTTGGCACTTACCTGCTTCGGGATGGTTTAGAGTGTGAGCAGTCTGTGCTGAATGCTTTAAATATTGGCTACAGACTGATCGACACAGCTGCGGCTTACTTTAATGAAGAATCAGTGGGCAGAGCGATTAAAAAAAGTAATGTCAAACGGGACGAAATCTTTGTGACCACAAAATTTTTGCCAATGGATCCCGGGCATGAAAAAACAAAGCACGCCTTTGAAGCATCACTAAAAAAATTGGGTCTTGACTATATTGATCTATACTTGATTCATCTCCCTCAGGGAGACGTAAATTCCTCCTGGACAGCAATGGAAGAATTATATAAAGAAGGTAAAGTAAGGGCTATAGGTATAAGTAATTTCAATATGAATCAGATTCAGAATTTACTCAAGCAACATAGTGTGATACCAGCAATCAATCAAGTGGAGACACATCCATTTTCGCAAAAAACAGAAATGCAGAAAGCTTTGAAAGCTCAAGGCATCCAGTTGGAGTCATGGGCCCCCTTTGCTCAGGGTAAAAACAATCTTTTTAATAATGAACTTTTAAAAGCGCTTTCAGGCAAATATAATAAGAGCATTGCCCAGGTGGTGCTACGATGGTTAATTCAAAAAGAAGTTGTGGCTATCCCGAAATCAGCAAATATGAAAAGGATAAGTGAAAATTTCAATGTATTTGACTTTGAATTGTCTTCTGATGATATGACGACTATCAAATCGCTGGATAAAGGTAGTGGACTAATTTATCATGTTTAA
- a CDS encoding AraC family transcriptional regulator, with amino-acid sequence MKNTKELYFPPGLNLYVGDHHNYEPLQSHTFCIFASIVSNKITIKNNGEWVSVNRHGPNTLLFYSSGSAVEIAFPEKEPIKTITITFTRDTVRAIIDQPDVLNGLDNGLPFLYLDETVPEAERYIHKLAAVFDQDGPSRFETYITLLHLLKLTLYRTFVIKERYNSSGLLKEDVEKLYAIRKILMENSHLTIKIAALSKEVGMGQSKMVKLFKQVFNRTIYQFAQKAKVIKAKDLLNSGKYTVSEVGYMVGYSNMTHFAKAFKKYYKVNPGEYLKNVLANKI; translated from the coding sequence ATGAAGAATACAAAAGAGCTGTATTTTCCACCAGGTTTAAATTTGTATGTTGGCGATCACCATAATTATGAACCGCTGCAAAGCCATACATTCTGCATTTTTGCCAGCATCGTATCCAATAAGATCACCATCAAAAATAATGGTGAATGGGTATCTGTAAATCGTCATGGTCCCAATACACTATTATTCTATTCATCCGGTTCAGCTGTCGAAATCGCATTTCCTGAAAAAGAGCCTATTAAGACGATTACCATCACCTTTACCCGGGATACCGTACGTGCTATTATAGATCAGCCTGACGTGCTGAATGGGCTTGATAACGGTTTGCCATTTCTATATTTAGATGAAACAGTGCCGGAGGCAGAGAGGTACATCCATAAACTAGCTGCTGTTTTCGATCAGGATGGACCTTCCCGGTTCGAAACGTACATTACCCTCCTACATCTCCTTAAGCTAACGCTGTACCGCACTTTTGTAATCAAAGAACGTTACAACTCATCCGGTCTTTTAAAGGAGGATGTAGAGAAGTTATACGCTATCAGGAAGATCCTAATGGAAAATAGTCACCTGACAATAAAGATTGCAGCGCTTTCCAAAGAGGTTGGAATGGGGCAGAGTAAGATGGTTAAATTATTTAAACAGGTCTTTAACCGTACCATTTACCAGTTTGCCCAAAAGGCGAAGGTCATCAAAGCAAAAGACCTGCTGAATTCCGGGAAATACACCGTATCTGAAGTCGGTTATATGGTAGGGTATAGCAACATGACGCATTTTGCAAAAGCCTTCAAAAAATACTACAAAGTAAATCCTGGGGAATATCTTAAGAACGTATTGGCGAATAAGATCTAA
- a CDS encoding FecR family protein gives MESSLHEIFRRYVNDDCTEEEISILLDHFNIPAEELLLKDLIIKELQQEDTPAYQPQDTDIRLQKVYQHLELLIKNENRPGLRYYKSWPLKIAAAVLVMIAAGAFWMTRKESLPMQQPGSITQIVPGTDQATLTTGNGQTIVLNNIKQLDVPLQGGGRIKKLSNGQIIYDLPGNAHSSNSRERNMVRTPAGGQWQVVLPDQTHIWLNASSTITYYLPFEGQDRNIELSGEAYFEVSRNSEHPLKITCRNQEVLVLGTAFNIMAYPDAPAVTTTLVKGAVVVTSGQQRLQMAPGDQSSNMDDQLHIKHGVDIEEAISWKDGYFKFNGSLPEIMNDIARWYDVKIVYRNTRSNEIFEGEILRSRSLEDVLNIIEKSGKVHFIINGRTITVED, from the coding sequence ATGGAATCTTCATTACATGAAATTTTCAGAAGATATGTCAATGATGATTGCACAGAAGAAGAGATCAGCATCTTATTGGACCACTTCAACATTCCGGCAGAAGAACTCCTTCTTAAGGACTTGATTATAAAAGAATTACAACAGGAAGATACACCTGCTTACCAACCGCAGGATACAGATATTCGCCTGCAAAAGGTGTATCAGCACCTGGAACTGTTGATAAAAAACGAAAACAGGCCCGGACTCCGGTATTATAAATCGTGGCCGTTAAAAATAGCTGCCGCCGTCCTGGTGATGATAGCCGCAGGTGCGTTTTGGATGACCCGGAAGGAAAGCCTGCCCATGCAACAACCAGGATCAATCACGCAAATAGTACCCGGCACCGACCAGGCTACCCTCACCACGGGGAATGGACAGACGATCGTACTGAACAATATCAAACAGCTGGATGTTCCCCTCCAGGGTGGAGGCCGGATTAAGAAACTGTCAAATGGACAAATAATATATGACCTTCCTGGAAATGCCCATAGCAGCAACAGCAGAGAGCGCAATATGGTCAGGACACCTGCCGGTGGACAATGGCAGGTCGTACTTCCGGATCAGACCCATATATGGTTAAATGCCTCCTCTACTATTACCTACTATCTTCCTTTTGAGGGACAGGACAGGAATATTGAACTTTCAGGTGAAGCATATTTTGAAGTCAGCAGGAACAGTGAGCATCCTTTAAAGATCACCTGCCGCAACCAGGAAGTATTAGTACTGGGTACTGCCTTTAATATCATGGCCTATCCCGATGCGCCGGCTGTAACGACGACGCTCGTGAAGGGCGCTGTGGTGGTAACAAGCGGACAACAGCGGCTGCAAATGGCCCCGGGAGACCAGTCCAGCAACATGGACGATCAGCTGCACATAAAGCATGGAGTAGACATTGAGGAAGCCATATCCTGGAAAGATGGGTACTTTAAATTTAATGGTAGCCTCCCGGAAATAATGAACGATATCGCAAGATGGTATGATGTTAAAATCGTCTATAGGAATACCAGGTCTAATGAAATTTTTGAGGGAGAAATCTTAAGAAGTCGAAGTCTGGAAGATGTATTAAATATTATAGAAAAATCAGGTAAAGTACATTTTATTATTAATGGAAGAACCATAACAGTAGAAGACTAA
- a CDS encoding EthD domain-containing protein, with product MVKLAILLTRREGMTHQEFLDYRRDIHAPLLLSIPETEQYVRKFIVSAPVPASMYPAAAYDAMVEAWFDSVEDLNTFFQSDNFVNIVDPDHINFLDISAVVRLVTEEIVVI from the coding sequence ATGGTTAAGTTAGCTATTTTATTAACACGCAGAGAAGGCATGACTCATCAGGAGTTTTTAGATTACCGGAGAGATATCCATGCGCCACTGCTGCTCTCAATTCCAGAAACGGAACAATATGTGAGAAAGTTTATCGTATCAGCCCCCGTTCCGGCATCTATGTACCCTGCTGCTGCTTATGATGCCATGGTAGAAGCGTGGTTCGATAGTGTAGAAGATCTGAATACATTCTTTCAGTCAGATAATTTTGTAAACATTGTAGACCCTGACCATATAAATTTCCTGGATATATCTGCGGTGGTGAGATTGGTTACAGAAGAAATTGTGGTAATATAA
- a CDS encoding SDR family oxidoreductase: protein MQLQNNTILITGGTSGFGYEFASRLLALGNTVIITGRNAVKLQATKQLLPAVHTIESDVSKAEDIAHLYDVVTRQFPRLNIIINNAGEMRKMSLQQPRELTDITREIEINLMGPIRMVQQFLPHLIKQQNPAIINVTSGIALSPLPVSPIYSSSKSGLRAYTQALRMQLRKTNIKVIELIAPGAATPLNDIFIQEDGFNAKLLMDPVKLVDVAIKGIQKGKDEIFPGLSKMIRILSRIAPKFMISQLAAMGASTMYGKN from the coding sequence ATGCAGTTACAAAACAACACGATTCTCATTACAGGAGGAACCAGCGGGTTTGGCTATGAATTTGCATCCAGGCTTCTTGCTCTTGGTAATACCGTTATCATCACTGGCAGGAATGCAGTAAAGTTACAGGCAACAAAACAGCTGCTACCAGCTGTGCATACTATAGAAAGCGATGTGAGCAAAGCTGAGGATATCGCTCATTTATATGACGTAGTTACCAGGCAATTCCCCCGGCTGAATATTATCATTAACAATGCCGGAGAGATGCGGAAGATGAGCCTGCAACAACCACGTGAACTGACGGATATTACCCGTGAAATAGAGATCAACTTAATGGGCCCTATACGTATGGTACAACAGTTTCTTCCTCATTTGATAAAACAGCAAAACCCGGCTATCATTAATGTTACATCAGGTATAGCATTATCTCCCTTACCGGTATCGCCTATTTACAGTAGCAGCAAATCGGGCCTGCGGGCATATACACAGGCCTTAAGAATGCAGCTAAGGAAAACCAATATCAAAGTAATTGAGTTGATCGCACCCGGCGCTGCTACCCCACTGAATGATATTTTCATCCAAGAAGATGGTTTCAATGCGAAGTTATTGATGGACCCGGTAAAACTGGTTGATGTAGCTATCAAAGGCATACAAAAAGGGAAGGATGAAATATTCCCGGGGTTATCAAAAATGATTCGTATACTGAGCAGAATTGCTCCTAAATTCATGATTTCTCAACTAGCTGCCATGGGGGCATCCACCATGTATGGCAAAAACTAA
- a CDS encoding helix-turn-helix domain-containing protein codes for MANNKPYRIKSITEIHRLLGLPQPHHPLIGMIDLKGLKIDTNIDSVVFDLYVVSLKRGCDKLLYGQQKYDFDEGLMAFMAPGQIMRGEDDGVPAQLEGWMLFIHPDFLWNTPLGKQIRQFEFFGYSTNEALFLSEKEENIINGIIENIKLEYNSNIDKFSQDVIIAQLGVLFTYAQRFYERQFLTRKITNSKIIGRLEEVLTAYFNNEELLSKGLPTVQYIARTLNISTKYLGSLLKQLTGLTTQQHIHEKLIEKAKEKLTTTDLTVSEIAYELGFEHSQSFSKLFKTKTKQSPLAFRSSFN; via the coding sequence ATGGCAAATAATAAACCATACAGGATCAAATCTATCACTGAGATACACAGGTTACTCGGGTTACCCCAACCTCATCATCCGTTGATTGGCATGATTGACCTGAAAGGCTTAAAAATTGATACCAATATTGATAGCGTTGTATTTGATCTGTATGTGGTATCGTTGAAAAGAGGTTGTGATAAATTGCTCTATGGGCAGCAGAAATATGATTTTGACGAGGGGTTAATGGCGTTTATGGCACCCGGACAGATCATGCGCGGAGAAGATGATGGCGTACCTGCACAACTGGAAGGCTGGATGTTATTTATTCATCCCGATTTTCTTTGGAATACCCCACTCGGCAAACAGATCAGGCAATTTGAATTCTTTGGCTATTCTACCAATGAGGCTTTATTCCTTTCAGAAAAAGAAGAGAACATTATCAATGGTATCATTGAAAATATCAAACTTGAATACAACTCCAATATTGACAAGTTCAGCCAGGATGTTATTATTGCCCAGTTAGGGGTATTGTTTACCTATGCACAAAGGTTTTACGAACGGCAGTTCCTGACGAGAAAGATTACTAACAGTAAAATAATCGGGCGACTGGAAGAGGTATTGACAGCTTATTTCAACAATGAAGAGTTGCTATCAAAGGGATTGCCGACTGTGCAATACATTGCCCGTACACTTAATATTTCAACTAAATATCTGGGGAGTTTACTAAAACAACTTACCGGGCTAACTACGCAACAACATATTCATGAAAAGCTCATTGAGAAAGCCAAGGAGAAGCTGACCACTACAGACCTGACTGTGAGTGAAATCGCCTATGAGTTAGGTTTTGAGCATTCCCAATCATTTAGCAAGTTATTTAAAACAAAAACGAAGCAAAGTCCTTTAGCGTTCAGGTCTTCCTTCAATTAG